DNA sequence from the Parambassis ranga chromosome 1, fParRan2.1, whole genome shotgun sequence genome:
ATGAATCCAAAACGGCTGCCAGAACGTTTAGATGAAATGCTAACACCTGTTATTGTCTTAGATTTCAGCTCACACCTCCGAGTTCAGTCGCTCCTTAAGCTGACACATCGGTGACACATTATGGGCTGACTTTCAAGGGACTATTGATATCAAGATTACCTGTGTCATTCAATATCAacctgacccacacacagaaaggtTGCCATGAGTCAGCGTGATGTGAGTGCAAATCAACAACGACATGTTGCGTTCACACCGCCAAGGGCTGTTATCATTATTCTGCTTCTTGTTCAAACAGATTTGCCTAATGCCATTATCTGCAGCTGAATATCTCCACTGTGCATGCACatgaccacacaggaagtccaaACAGTGACTCAGATGTTATTATGGACAGGATAAAATTAAGCAATTTATACCGTACAAGACGTCAGTACTttctctatctgtgtgtgtgtgtgtgtgtcagccactGATCGACAGCTCTGTGCAGCTATAGAGGCCAGTAAAAGTAATAAaactctgctgtgctgcctcctcAAGTACAATGACAGCCGGTCTCCGCTGGGTTATTGTCCACCATAAAAACCACATAAAGACGTAGGAGGTGTATCTCGGGGCCCCCTCAGTCCTTTTACTTTCTTATTTTCTGACGCTCTCCTGAGCATGGCTGTTCATCTACTACAGTATCAAAGTAATCAGTTATTGTTCTCTTATCAATAGTATTCCAGATATTGCTTCATGCTAGTCAAGGTCACAATCATCCACAGAATCCAGGATGTGCTTTCTTACTATAAAGGAGGAACTGCTTTCTAAGTGGCTCTCAACAGTATTGGCATTGAAATTGTATTTAAACAGTGCCCTCTAGAGAATATTTAGCAAAACTACAGCAGGTAAGTTTACATGGGTTTTTTCTTTTCGTTTTGATAAGCATCACTCTTTTTGTGTGAAAAGTAATTTAATCGTGCCTGAAAGCAAACAAGGCAGTGAAGCTACAGCTCAGTGGGAACAGGCTTACCTGAGCATATTCTGTCGAATATTTGGGTCTAGACCATGGCAATGAGACATATTGTGTTAGAAACAAACCTGAAAGATAGTTAAGGCTTAGAAGAGTGCCTTAatggtttttttctttgttcctttGGCTTAGGATTTTGTTATCAACACATTCAGTACTGGTCATTTTCTGCAGCAAAGAAGTCTGTTCAAATAATACTATCAGTCACATTCATCTTTAACTTTCGATATAGTTAACTTCAGTGTCAGCTTACCTGAATTTCTAGCTTTAAAAAATACTGTCATGTCCAGCCACACGATTTGTTAAACAGCGCACCTTCTCAGATTTTGTAAGTTTGTAAGTAACTTACTTTATCTGCTCTGATGAAATCTACAGGGTAACAAAGATGCATGTGTGAACCGATTTGAGTGCATTGTTCCTGTCAATCATGCCCTCTTGACATCattgtgtgtggctgcagtatAGACACACAGTACCTGTAgccaaatgattttttttactatatTATTATATGAGGATGTCTAACACAACCTCAATGTTTAATTTTAAAGCCGAGCAGCTTCTAAACCTTAGACCTAGACCTTAACATACAATTAGGTCAAAAATAATCCTTGAAGGATAAAAAAGTACACACAccacatacatatttataaataCTTATAAAATCTATTTAGATTCAGATGGGTTAGTTACATGCGAGATCAAACAAACGTCATATCCTGTCAAATTGTACAATTACTGCTGAAATAGGAACTGAGGAAACAGGATTTCCTGGCCTGGTGTGCAACATCAACTGATGCTACATTGATAACCTCTgataaagtatatatatatatatatatatatatatatatatatatacacacacagacggggaaagagagagagagagagacttatTCCTAATAGGCTGGTGTTGTGAATGTGAAGTGAGAGTTCCAGAGAGGGGATCTGGAGGCTGTCGCAGGTTCCCCGCTGGGCCATTCctgcacataaacaaacacatacagacgACCTATTAAAGATCTAAGCGTGGTGCAGTTTCCTGTAGCATAACCCACCACTCATTTTACACCTACACATAAATGAGTCAACAACTTACATTATCAGTGTGGTTAAATACAACATACAACAATTCtgataaagatatttttacacagTTGCTTACATTGTTGTGCCACAAATAAAATCTGCTTCTCTTGTTAAagttttctgtcacagtgtgtctttgttccTCTTTGTGTCCACCCTGTTTTCAGCATTTGCTGACCAACAAACTAACCCACCGATACAGTTCTTTAATCTTCACTGCAATTATGACCAAGGCCTAGACTCCAGAGCAATGAAAGTTGTGTCTCTTATCTTCTTTTTAAGTGAAATTACTGCTGAATACTCTGTATTATTGCTGGACAAACATCTACTGTTTGTCTGACCACTGGTTACGTTTTGCTTTTTGCTGATGTCTGCCCagaaacagagctgcagagtgagagagacagggagcctGCAGAGAGCCTTTATTGTAACGAGAGCTCTTGATCTTGAGCTCATTAATGAAAGTGATTACAACTAATGAGAAGCATGCTCAAACACTGCACAACAGCACTAATGAGGAAAACTATATGTGTGATTGAGTTGACAATGTGCTCGGGCAGGGGGTGTTTGTTGATTGGCAGtgatttgtgtctgtgtctgtgtttatagcAGAGGGATCAGGGAAGTTTACTGTTGTTTGTGAAGCTATAGCAGAAACACAGAGGCCACAGAAATACCAGAAATTCCAGAAGAAAGAGTCAGAAGAGAAACTTACAAGAGAAAGCTGCAGATGATCTGCCTGGTGAACACTGTTTAAGTGTAACTTGATCATTTTTGTCCTGCAACTTATTTTATGTAAAGGCAAAAACCAGCAACTAATTAAACAACATCACTCGGGTCAATAATACACACGCCAGATACAACACATTAACGTTTCTGCAAGCTGCAAGCACAAGGAAAATGACCCTTACTCAGAAGTCCGAGGTTCAATTCCGCTGACACCATGAGTTtatttgttttcacctgcagcTAAGTTTAGTTTTAATGTTTTGCCATTTATTTGGCATacaaaaactactggttaaggttagataTTAAAAACAGGGCAAGAGGGTTAAAAATCCTCTTAAAACAATAGTTGAATTGATAATACTGAACTAGTGAATCTTTAGAATGAAAACCGTTTCTGTCGTGCCCCTGTAAGCCTGCCCCAATAGACATGTAGAGATGCTGATGGAGAAATCCACACATCTGTGTCATTTGTAGGACTGAAACATCGGCCTTGTGTTTTCCTGGTGGGGATGGACTGCAATTGAAGCTTCTAACTAATGTGAATACTAAAAATACTAAGTGTGTATTTATTAGCATGTTGCAGCAAATGCTTTTCCTAAATATAAACCACTGTTTAGTTTGTCCATTCTGGCTGAGCTGATGAATTAGCTCCCATTACCTAGTTGTCACATCCCGAGATGTGAAGAGTTGATTCTAAGCTAACATAAACAGAATAATTTTGTAGTTGTTGGTAGTTTAGTGACCGGCATGCAAATGtagtggttcgatcccaactcctccctagtcactgttgtgtgttcttgggcaagacacttcaccctagcctgtggcgcgccttgctagtcattgtatgacactgcttggcagcagccgtaaagaatttccctctgggattaatacagtatctaaaataaaaaataaataaataaataagttcaTGTGAATAATGTATTAAAATGTACTGTTTTCTATGACTATAATGCACCATACATTATTACAGAGGCATCTTAAATACTCATCAGTATGGAGTCAGCAGCAGTTCAGAAGATCAAACTGTGTCAGCATTTTGTGTAAAAattatgtttgttttgaaaATTCTCCTCATAATGAGCAGAACGATGTGTAAAGGTTAACATATACCACCCAGTTTGTGGCATATTATCTCTAATGTACAGTTCAGAAACCACTCTTTGCCATAGTAGCAAAGAAAGCGTTCTTGCAGAGAGAGAAACTTAGCAGGAGAAATAGAAGAAAGCATGCTGTGGCAGGTTAATGGTGTGATAATCATATAATATAAGGTGAGTACAAAGATAAATAGATGCTCTATAATCCTAATCATGTTTGACATTGCCTTTGAGAATTTGTATTAGCACTAGGCGAGGGTTAATATTTACCTGAGATGTGAAGCTTGTACGCCTGAGTGTGAGGTCTGAAATAAGGGAATAAATATATTGAAGGAAATATTCATGCAGTGTTCTGCCTCAAAGGATCAATATTCAACTGAAAGTCAAGTGTGGATGAAAGAAAGACTCACCTACGATGTGGTCCTTGTCATGAACCTGGATCCAGAACTGTGCTTCCTCTCTAAAACAGTGGCCAAAATTGAAGCTTTGATTAAAACAGGCCTGTTATTAATGATTAATATTGTGACAGCAGGATTAGCGTAGCATTATGCATTGAACAACaatacctttttttcttttctttggctGCTGCTTTTACTTTTCAAAGACAAGAAAAGAACGGAAACAATAAGTTTCACAGAGGAAGAATGATCAGAGAAGCATGAAATTTGGTGTGTGTACCTTTCCTGTGTGCCATCACAATCACAACTGCCAACGAGCTGAGGAACAATACCACAGCGGAGATGGAGCCCAGCACAAGAGGCCAGTCCACACCTGACAAACCACACTGTCATTACTATCACACACTGAAATCAATGGGAATATAAAGCAACTTTTAATTATGAGCACTAGCACTAGTATGAGTTTTATCTGATAACTTAGAGCTTCATTTGTAATGACTGCCGGCCTACCTGATGATGAAGGAGAGGGAATTcctgaaattaaaaaaaggggAAGCAACTATGATATTTTCTCTAAAATTATAACTCATTCATATATAGCAGAACTTTAAACTAAACTGTACCTTTAGTTACAGCCAGAGAGAGGCTTCGTTCAGAGTCACTCCATTTGCTTCCCAGCAGCACACTATACTGGCACTGATACAGAGCCACTAGAGTGTCCTGGACAGGTATGGGGAAGGTGGCATGATGCTGAAATACTCTGGCATGTTGAGTGGCAACAGGAAGTTCCTTATCGGCCAGGTAGAGGGAGAACACAGCGCCAGGGTAGGCAGCAGACCCAGTGCACTGCAAATGCCACAcatctgtctgctgctggaggacaagTGTGGGGTTTGGCAGCAGGTCTGGAAGCATCGAGACAAACAGGTGTAAtcggtttaattttttttttaacagaaagtACCCCTTCCCCTTTCAGAAACCACTTCTGATACATTGTGTATCAACCAAAACTGAGAACTGAGCACACCAGTGGGAATAATTATCTGTTAAAGTGCAGCCACATTTAAAATTTCAGAATCTGTGGAAAATCTTCAAATGCTTGACACAATTAAACTGGTTGCAATTGAAATTGCCTAAACTGGTCAATGAGACCAGACACAGAATTTTACAGGGCATCAGACGCATTTGTCCTCACCTGCAATATTGACTTGAATCACATTGCTGACAGTTGAATTAACTAATCCTCTTCTTTTGTGGGTCTGGTAGATGCAGGCGTACTTGCCCTGCTCCCCTCCTTTCATTGGCCCCACAGTGAAGGCTCCTTGCTGTGATTCAAGGTTTTGGTTCAGGTTTGCTTCCTGACTTGCCCTTGTGTGAAGAACAACAGACATAACTTCTGTTGGCTCCTCCATCCTCAGCAAAAGGAAGGTCATTGGTTTGTTAGACTGGGACTGGGACAGAGGAAGATGAGCTGGGACGGTGCATCTGAAGGACAGTGTCTCTCCAGGTCTCACTGCACCTGGCGAGGGCTCCACAGACAGCACTGGAGGGATGGGACGAGTGGGGGGGTCATCTAcagggaagagagggagagaaatatAAAAACCAACAATAAACCCAACCACTAGTGCACTAGTTCAACCATCATTGGTTTACCAAATGACTAAACAACTTCCCCCCATAACTGTTAACAGCAGGAGCCAGTGCACATTGTGCTTGATGattctgtgtttgtgagagGGCGTGTGGCTGTTTGatgatattgtgtgtgtgtgtgggtaggtGTGTAGTTTCTCTATGAGGAGCAGGATGTAACTACCACAGAGCAGAGGACAATAAGAaaccacacagagcagctgcataTATCCGAGTGTGCTTTGAGAGGTTGGAGGAGAGCGGATGGgtgtgtatgtattttacaCCACATGTCGAATCACAGCTGGATGGAGAATAAACAGACTAAGTCCTTTTTAGAATAATGCAATAGATGATACATTGTCACTTCCACATGTTAAAAGAGAGAAACATGTACCAACCTATTGGGTTCTCCAGTTGCAAATATGGACTGAAGGCGCTGTAGAACCCCTCCGGGTTTTtgaacagacagcagaaaagGTTAGTCCGGTCTGAACCCAAATCTTTCATCCTGACGGTGAACTGAACCTCCTCTGCATCAGACTGTGGAGCCTGAGTGTCCACCTTAATTATAGgagagaaacaaaaagcagaatTAAAATCACAGTGATCACTCTAAAGAAACTTTATATATGTAAGACTTTTCACCTTCTCAGTGACCTTGTAGAGCATGAACACAACACCATGTTGACCTTCAGGAGCTCGGCAGACCAGGACCACAGAGTCCTTTAACCTCTGTTTGATGCTCAGGGTTGGTGAAGGAAGTGTGTTAGAGGCAGTGGAAGCAAGTCCTCCTacacaaaagaaagaaacaaagatgtTACATGTAGCAGGAATTAGGTCAGTGACATAACTAAATATATTAACCTATATATAAGTACCTAAATATAATTTTCACAAGGCAGaaacaaagtgttaaaaatCATATTAAAGAGTTTATGGCAATCACTGTAGTTTTTATTCTTAtagtgaatatatatatagaggCTTTAGGTGTAAACAAATtgacaaaaacactgaaactTACCCCAGACTGTTAGAGAAGTGAGTATCAGAGTATATATAAAAGGTCCACCACCAACAACCTGCATCCTtgacacaagaagaagaaagactgaataaaaaaggctgctctctctctccttttctctccctctcttcctctatcTGTTTTCTTAATACATGCGACATCCTCTTGAAGGCAGAGCGATAGAGGAAGTCCATACGATAAACACACTTCCTTTTTTGGCCTTCACCGGATGGACTTCAGCACCCCTATTCAATGGGAACTTCTTCATTCCATATTTTGTAATAAGATCATATGATAatcttgttttttgtgtaaaaacttTTTTCACATTTGTATCCTGTTGATTCTATGCTGCCATACTTCATCTGTCCACCAGATGTCCCTGCATGGACATTCTTGTATTAGACAAGTCATGTGACCCTCAGCTGTGGTTTCTGACAATTCCTAAATATGTTTCTACTTTGACTCTCAAAAATGGCCTCCATTCATATAGGTTTATATTCTTAAACATTGTTCCATGTTGGATCACCACAGGGGTTATCCCATCCtgtttatagcagttttttttcctctctactGCATCTCCTTTCAGCCACCATCAACACAGATTAAATACAGACCAACCAATTCAAGTAAGCATGGTTCTTCAGGGAATATTGTAGGAAGCTTGATCTGATTTTGCATCTCTGAGGATAGAGCATAAGAAGTATTTCAAAGAAAACTGGTCTGAAAAAACCCTACAAAATGTTTATTATGCAAAGAGGAGCTGAATTTGTAACAGGCCTGTCTGCAgatgctggaagcagagaggaattTGCAAATCGGATGAAGCATTAGTCCACTGTTGGATGGAACCCGATGTTTATAGACTGTATCAACAAATCCAAACTGGAACATGGTTCATGGAGGAGTTAGatttctttattagtttgattgctgcattGCTGATTGCAGCaagttcttcaccctctttcccctctttctttctttcttctatcTTTCTTACTCTTCCgtaagttttttggcgcagcgtatcttcagcatacattgaccgatttcagccattcaactatcaaaatgttcatctcacagaggacattccgggtcaacttcaagttttttcaaatattaggctagatttcggtgtcatttttaacatgggagtctatgagagagcccttcaacgagggtcatctgccaaatgtatctcctcctacaaatttcacgctacagactccattttagtcttgaaacgctcattagatgctgctctatcaaacttgtattcaaaATTGTCTAATTCCAGATCGTTTCCGCATGCCAGGCtgtcaaagttggagtggttttttaggtctcctctgctgttaccatggtgacaggctgacacacagaggcatacaaagctctgaattgctctgattctccagcagtTCAGAgtaatccttcacatcagcattcaaagcaatgctgcagctgcagcaatcaaacttgcatttttttcaggaaatgcccttttctagttagaTTTCTATATTATATCAGATCTTTGAAGGTGTCCTTACACTACAACAGCTTCGTCTTTAAGAGACCGTTGGCTTTTATATGCTCAGAAAATCTGTTTCAGCATTTCCATGGAGAGAAAACTGgctattttcaaaataaaacacaatagtTCCCTAATTTCCATACTTGCATATAAGAGGGGCTGTGTGGAGATGTGTCTGTCCTCCATAAAAACTGTTATTGGCATACTAACTGTGTTACTTCTGTGCTTCTTTTATGTTGAGGCTGTGCAGCTGCCTGAAGGTGACAGTAGAGGCAGGTAGAACCGAATTTCCTCTGTCAAGAGGTGAAATTGTGTTTGTTGAAGGATGTTTGTTCTTTAGCTTTCTGgctaaaagggaaaaaagagaaataatatAGTCCAATAGCACATGGGGAAAACAGGTACAATATATTAGAGCAGCTGCACgttgacattttttatttatttattatttatttattttcttacttTAAAATAATAGTTTACATTCATTTCCAATGCACTAATTCATACATTTATATTGATAAATATTTCAGCACATGTGGAATTTTGAGTGTAAAGTTTACTTCCGGGTTTTTCCGTCCATcagcagcaccccccccccccctcctccctcctcgcGCGCGCAGCAGTCAGTAACATCCACGAGCTCCATGTGTCACACGCGGGCAGCCTGTTTCCAAACAACatggtggtgctgctgcaggtcacGTCGAGCCAAAACAAGCCGAAAGTTTAGATTTAAAGCAACAAAGCGATGGATGGGGACTGCGGCGCTGAGCCGCTGCACCTGCTGTCATTGCTGAGAAGTCTCAAAGAAGTGTTCGACGTGTGTGATGAGGACTCGGACGGTTTTATCCGCGCTGAACGCCTGCTGCAGCTGGGAGCCCAGTTTGGACAAGAGGAACAGGTGAGAACATGCTcagtggaacacacacacaactgaatcCATCAAAGTGGAAAGTACTAACTGTGTAACTAAATATGAGACTTTTCTGAGACTAAAGGCTCCTGTCTCCAGTCTGTAATTAGGGACTTTCACACTGATGTttgctggggaaaaaaagcttaaGAAGAACTTCGGATTTCATTTGTTGGCACATGAAGCTAATTGGAAAGAACTCAGCTGGACCCAGAGAGGAGCTTCTGTTTCAGTGGAGTTTCCTAATTAATATTTCTATATTAAAGCCAAGCAGTCTTTGTTCCTTGGCAGTGCAGCTGGTGGATAAAACAGCCACAGGCCAAACAGTTTGCTGTTATTTTACCTCTCTGACCTGAAAGTTAGGTTTAAACAAGGATCTGTAAATGCAAAATGAGTTTCAATATCACACCGGTCTGCAGTGCAGCACATTAAAGGCATCTTATGTCTGTACTGTCACAACTTCATTTAAATTCACATGATTCATTGATTATATTAGATCATATAAACTAGTTGAAAATGATGAGTATTAGACAAACTGATCATTTTACTGCAAGGCGACAGTCTGAGATTCTGTCTCGTCATGCCAAGCCTAAAAATATTTAATCACAGAACAAAAATCTAATTTATTTATACAATTTCTGCATTTGAACACCTCAAAAGGAGATGTCTTCTATTCAGCCTGCTGTGATCTGATCTATTGACTAGTTGATCAGTCAGTTATGTGGGCGTGTATGTTTATATGTTGGCCAGTGAAACAGCAAACGGTGAACCTGTTCATGGCTTTGACACAGTTCAGCTCAGTGGAAACGTGGCAGGTGACAAGTTTAAGTGTGAAATAAATgccatgaataaaaaaacactaataatataacacacaaattaaaaaaaatgaaattaaaatattaattatCATCAGCCGATGTCTCGTGAATAAAATAAGGATTTAACTATTTAGATGTTTTTCTCTGCATGGACAGCCCTTGGTGCTCACTGCATGTCAGGGTAATTGAACAGCATCTTTGATTTGCTCCCCAGCGTTGTGTTGCTTGTCAGCAGGAACATTGTGGAGGCACTGATTAGCCCCTGAGGGAGGCTTTGCGCTGACCTGGGAAATGGGTTCATAAGAAGAAGTGAATGCAATTTATAACTCAAGGACCTACATGCTGGAAGACACTGTACAGTATAATGCAGTACATATTACAGTGCAC
Encoded proteins:
- the LOC114438461 gene encoding uncharacterized protein LOC114438461: MQVVGGGPFIYTLILTSLTVWGGLASTASNTLPSPTLSIKQRLKDSVVLVCRAPEGQHGVVFMLYKVTEKVDTQAPQSDAEEVQFTVRMKDLGSDRTNLFCCLFKNPEGFYSAFSPYLQLENPIDDPPTRPIPPVLSVEPSPGAVRPGETLSFRCTVPAHLPLSQSQSNKPMTFLLLRMEEPTEVMSVVLHTRASQEANLNQNLESQQGAFTVGPMKGGEQGKYACIYQTHKRRGLVNSTVSNVIQVNIADLLPNPTLVLQQQTDVWHLQCTGSAAYPGAVFSLYLADKELPVATQHARVFQHHATFPIPVQDTLVALYQCQYSVLLGSKWSDSERSLSLAVTKGIPSPSSSGVDWPLVLGSISAVVLFLSSLAVVIVMAHRKVKAAAKEKKKREEAQFWIQVHDKDHIVDLTLRRTSFTSQEWPSGEPATASRSPLWNSHFTFTTPAY